Part of the Aquimarina sp. MAR_2010_214 genome is shown below.
AGTAGTGGCAATGCCTGAACTTCCTATGACAGACCGTGGTAAAATCGATAAAACAAAATTAATGAATCTGATCCCTCTTAAAAAAGAACAAGAAGAAAAAGCAACAAACATAACAATAGATCAAAAACCTATAGAAAATGATGAAATTCCTAATTTAGAAATAGTACAGTTACCTCCTCAAAAAAAATCATTTAGCAGAATGTGGAAAGGAGAAAAGTTAATGCACTACTATCGCTTATTTGCATTGCTTTTAATAGCAAACATTGGAATAATGATCTATGGAGTAACGGAGGGTAATTGGTGGTCTCAGCAAGAAATGCGTCTAGATATTATATCTAAAATTACACTAATTAATTTTACAATAGGAATCCTTATCAGACAACAATATATCATTAATTTCCTGTTTTGGGTAGCAACCAGTATTCCTACAAACTGGCCTTTGTCTATAAGAAGAAGAGCTGGGAAAATATATCATTTTGGAGGAATTCATATCGGAGGAACGGTAAATGGAACCCTTTGGTTTATAGTGTTTATGGGATCCTTGTACTATGATTTTTTTAATCCTCAAAATGAAACTTCTAAAGACATTTCATTGTTATGGGTAACTACCATGCTTACAGGAATTTTGGTTTTTATGATTATTATGGCTTTGCCAAAATTAAGAGCAAAATTTCATAATAGTTTCGAAAAAACTCATCGATTTGGTGGATGGACGGCACTAGTACTATTTTGGGTGCAAACCATGCTTATATTAAGTGAGAATGGTTCAGAACAACCCTTTTTAGAAAATTTACTCCACTCTTTCAGTTTTTGGGCATTAACACTAATAACAATTAGTATAATATTACCATGGTTAAGGCTAAAAAAAGTGGAAGTCGATATAACAAGACCATCAAATCACGTTATTCTGGCAAGATTCAATTATGGAGAAACTCCTTTTGCAGGTTCCTCTACAGCAATTAGTAGAGACCCTTTGATGGAGTGGCATTCTTTTGCAAATGTTCCAGAACCTGGTAGAGATGGGTTTCGGTTAACGATCTCCAGGGCGGGAGACTGGACAGGTGATCTTATTGATGATATGCCAAAATACTTATGGGTTAAAGGAATCACTACCGCAGGAGTAGGAAATGTTGATAAGCTATTTAAAAAAGTCATTTGGGTAGCGACAGGTAGTGGTATTGGGCCATGTTTACCTCATCTTTTTTCTCAAGAAACTCCCGCTCGTTTGATATGGGCAACCCGAAATCCAAGAAAAACGTATGGTGATGAATTGGTAGAAGAAATTCTCGAGTCACAACCAGAAGCTATCATATGGGATACAGATGCGCATGGAAAACCCGATATGGTGAAACTTGCATACAAAGCATATAAAGATTTTGATGCAGAAGCAGTAATATGTATTTCTAATAAAAAACTCACCTGGAAAGTAGTCTACGGAATGGAAAGTAGGGGGATACCGGCATACGGGGCAATTTGGGACTCTTAAACTTAAATACATACTAACACAAACTCAACTTTTTTATACAACAACATATAGCGGAAACTAACAATTTTAATAAAGACGTCTTTAAAAAAATGGACAGTCTATAGGAGATGCTATGTAAAAATTAAAACTATGAATATAAAAATCGAACAAAGAAAACGGGTAGTGATTATAACCTTAAATCGCCCAAAAGCATTAAATGCACTAAATAGTGCATTGATGCTGGAAATGGTTTCTGTTATGCAGAAATTAGATAAAGACCCAAGTGTTGGGTGTTTTGTAATCACAGGATCTAAAAAAGCGTTTGCTGCAGGAGCAGATATAAAAGAAATGGAACATAAATCCTATATGGATATGTTTCATGAAAATTATTTTGCTGCCTGGGAAGCTTTTACAGCAATCAGAACTCCTAAAATTGCAGCCGTATCTGGGTATGCTTTAGGTGGGGGATGTGAATTAGCTATGATGTGTGACATCATTTATGCATCTAATACAGCAAAATTTGGTCAACCAGAAATAAAACTGGGAGTGATTCCAGGAATTGGTGGGACCCAACGCTTAACAAAAATGGTAGGAAAAACAAAAGCTATGGATTTGATTCTTACCGGACGTTTAATGAACGCAGAAGAAGCAGAACGATCAGGTCTAGTATCTCGAATACTGCCATCAGAAACCTTATTAGAAGAATCTATAGAAGCTGCAACAACTATTGCTTCGTATAGTAAAACAACGGCTATGGTTGCCAGAGAAACGATAGACAGAGCTATGGAGTTGAGTCTTCGCGAAGGAGTACTCTATGAAAGAAGAGCATTTCATGCACTGTTCGCTACAGAACATCAAAAAGAAGGTATGCAGGCTTTTGTAGAAAAAAGAAACCCAGACTTTTCTATACCCAATCAAAAACAAATCATTCAAGCTCACTAATTATTAAACACATATTAAAGAAACTAAATCATGAAAAAAATCATCATATTATTAATAGCAATAAGTTTTCAGTATTCAACGATACAAGGACAAGAAGAGAAAAAGAAAAAAGCAACATTAGCGGTAAAAGTTATCCAAAACAGTGTTGCAGGGTTTTCGACCTTATTTTTAGGAGGTTTTGAAACGAATAAAAAATTTGATATTACTTTTTATAGTATGTTCTGGACAAATCCTTCCTTTGGAACTCCAGAATCTGGTAGTGATCAATTATTAGAAACAGGTATTGGATTAGGGTTTAAACTAATGGATGGAAAATTATTTCTTAATCCAGGAGTTGGATTTGCCCATGGTAAATTCTTTTCAGATGTTGCTGGTACAAAGATAGGAGAGGCTGTAATTCCTAATACTTTTGTGGCGTATCATAACTCCATTTTTGATATAGAAGCATATTTAGCTTATTATAAATCATTAAGAGATAGAGAAGATATCTCTACCAAAGATCTACTTCTTTTTTGGGCAGCACCCGGAATTAATGTTAGCGATCGTTTAGTGTTAGGTGGTTTTTTTGAAGAATTAGCCTTTATGAACCTAGAAAATGACGATGTTAATAAGAATATACAGGTATATCGTTATTTGGGAGGTTCTGTAAAATTAAAACTTGATAACGGTATGGCATTTAGATTTTCTGCAGGAGCTAACCTAGTTACAGATGTAGGTGCATCAGACGAATTTTATAAAGTATCTGCTTTTATACCATTTTAAGAATGATTAAGCAATTTATTAACCAAATATTATATCAAGAACCCGTTTTCACTGTTATGGTTTTTATAGTAAACCTGTAGGTGAAATGATGAATAAGGCTATCAAATAGATAGCCTTATTCTATTTTGTGATCATCGTATTTATTTACCCATGTACTGTCTCCTTGGTACCTAAGTTCTTCATAATCTCTGCTTCATAAGTCAGTAAATCCTGCCATTTTTTATCAACTTCTTCCCGATCTCCGTATTGACGAGCGAAATTTAAAAACATGGTATAGTGATTGGCCTCACTTACCATAAGACTTCTGTAAAAATCAGCAAGCTCTTTGTCTTCTAATTCTTCAGACAGTAGTTTAAAACGTTCGCAACTTCTGGCTTCAATTAAAGCTGCATATAATAGACGGTGTACAAGTTGTGTTGTTCTACTTCCTCCTTTTGGGAAAAAAATTATCAATTGAATCACATAATCATCTTTTCGATCCCTACCTAGAATCCAACCTCGTTCAATAATTTTATCATGAACCATTTTAAAATGACTCATTTCTTCTTTTACCAGTTTTACCATCTCTTGCACTAATTCTGTATATTCAGGAAAGCTCACAATAAGCGATATTGCTGTAGAAGTAGCTTTTTGCTCGCAGTACGCATGATCTGTAAGAATCTCTTCAATATTTTTTTCTACAATATTTACCCATCTTGGGTCTGTGGGAAGTTTTAGGCCTAACATGATTCTGATAATTTTTTATAATAATTACAAATTTATGAAGTAACTCATTATAGAACTAAGATTCGAAAGAAAATATTATTTTTTCCATTTTTACTTGTTTGAAGCAACCTTATAGATTTTTATTCATCTTATTAAAAAATACATATTATGAATAAAAGTAGCCTGATTGGTCTAATTGTAGTATTCGGATTCTTAGCCTGTAGTAGTGATGACGATAACAATAATATAAGTAGTTGTGATCAATTAACCGTAATTAGTTCAAAACAATATGTTGATGAACCAAATCATAACTTGACAATAAACAGCTTGAAAATAAATGAAAATTGTTTGAAAATCAGTTTTAGTTCTAGTGGATGCAGTGGAGATAGCTGGGAAGTTAAACTTATTGATTCTGAAGAAATTTTGGAATCAAACCCACCAAAAAGGAATCTGAGGTTGTCTCTAAAAAATGAGGAGTTATGCGATGCATATATTACAAAAGAAATATCGTTTGATATTCTTGGACTAAAAGTAGATGGTAATAGAGTATCACTCAATATAAAGAACTCAGACGATCAAATACTTTATGAATATTAAAAAAGTCAAATAATTTTAAAGACAAGATAAAATTAAATATCTAAATCAAAAGAAGAGCGTAACTTATCAATAAGAGGATTTTTTTCTTTTAATTTTTCATACTTATCCTGGGGAGTGAAAGCATACTTTTTAGAAGCTTCTTCATTTACATTGATTTTCAGTTCAATACTGTAATTTTTTAACTTTTTGAATAAAAACTGCAATAATCCGGATTGAGCAGTTTCCATATCAACTTTCATCGATTGGTTAGGTAATTCTAATAATACAGAACCTTCGTTAAGGGTAGGGATATTCATAGCAAACATAGATCCAATAATACGCTCTCCTTTTTTGTCTTGTATTTTCCCATATTCTACCCAGGCTTCTTGCATCTGTGATTCTGTAAACTCTTCTTTTGGTAAATTTCTAGGATCAATTACTACTTCTTCTTTATTTTCTTCATGTTCTTTCTTCTTCTTAATACTACTTAGTGATAATCCAGAAGTTCTGCGTTCTTTATTTAGTGAAATTGGTTTTTTCTCTACTACCACAGGAGCTTCAGTGGTAATTGTATCCTCAGAATTATCTTCTTGAATATGAGATTCTGTATGCTCATCCTGTGTAATCTCAGGAATTGAAGTAGTTGAAGATTCTAGTTTTTCCTCAGCTAGCGGAAGTGTATTGTTTTGTTTTTCGGTTTCAGTTTTTTCTAAAGCCTTTTCTTTTACTTCAGATGAAATTTTAACAGGCTTAATTCCTTTTTCTTTAAAATATGAAGGTGGAATTATGTAGGGTTTGTCATTTTTTTTTTCTCCATCCATAAGGATAGAGGCAAGCTGCATTAGACATAACTCAACCAGCAATCTTTGATTGCGACTGGTCTTGTATTTTAGATCACAATCGTTAGCTAGTTCAATACCTTTAATAAGAAAGTTGTGCAGAGCTTTTTGCGATTGTTCTAAATATTTAGCTTTTGTTTGCTGACCTACCTCCAGAAGATTGATAGTAGCTTGATTTTTACATACCAATAAATCTCTAAAGTGCGATGCAAGACCAGATATAAAATGATGTCCATCAAAACCCTGGGCAAGAATTTCGTTAAATTCTATTAGAAGCTGTGGGATATTATTCTCAAGTATTAGATCGGTAGTTTTAAAATAAGTTTCATAATCTAATACATTCAGATTTTCGGTTACTGCCTGTCTGGTTAAATTTTTCCCGCTAAAACTAACAACTCTATCAAAGATTGATAAAGCATCTCGCATTGCACCATCTGCTTTTTGAGCGATAATTTGCAAAGCATCTTCATCTGCAGTAATCCCTTCTTTTGCAGCTACTTGTATTAAGTGGTTTTTAGCATCAGTTACTGTAATGCGTTTAAAATCAAATATTTGACATCGTGATAAAATGGTTGGTATAATCTTATGCTTTTCTGTTGTTGCCAGAATAAAAATAGCATGTTTAGGAGGCTCTTCTAATGTCTTTAAAAAAGCATTAAAAGCTGCTTGAGAAAGCATATGAACCTCATCAATAATATATACTTTATATTTTCCTACTTGTGGAGGAATCCGTACCTGATCGATAAGACTTCTAATATCATCTACAGAGTTGTTTGAAGCAGCATCGAGTTCAAAAATATTAAAAGCAAAATCTTCATCTGGATGCTCATTTCCATCCTGATTAATTGTTTTTGCCAGAATCCTGGCACATGAAGTTTTTCCTACTCCTCTTGGTCCGGTAAATAATAATGCTTGTGCAAGATGATTGTTTTCTATAGCGTTAAGCAATGTATTTGTAATTGCCTGTTGCCCTACAACATCTTTAAATGTCTGGGGTCTGTATTTACGTGCTGATACTATAAAATGCTCCATCGTTACAAAGTTAAAAATTGCTTACAAAAAATAAATTATAGCTATCGGTTTTTATCTTTAGTTATTAACAGCTAAAAAATAATTCTGAATTCTCAATTCTAAGTTCAGAATTATAATACTTTTGCACAAAGCAGATCACCTTATCGCTCCCGATTATTCGGGGGAGGAAAGTCCGGACACCATAGCACAGTATAGCGGGTAACGCCCGTCCGTCGTAAGGCGAGGACAAGTGCAGCAGAAAGTATGTACAGGTAATGCTGTAGTGAAACCAGGTAAACTCTATACGGTGCAACGCCATGTAAACCAGCTTTTGAGGGTTGTGCGCCCAATGTTGGAGGGTAGGCGGTTTGAACTGATAAGCAATTATTAGTCTAGATAAATGATAAGGATCCCGATGTATCGGGAAACAGAATCCGGCTTATGATCTGCTTTTTTTTACAACTCTTTTAACAATATCCAATATCAATTTTCTTGTACCTTGTACCACAAGAAAAATTATTTGAATGAAAATTGCTATAGTCTGTTATCCTACCTTTGGAGGTAGTGGGGTAGTGGCCACAGAATTAGGAATTGCTTTGGCAAAACTAAACCACGAAGTACATTTTATTACCTACAAACAACCTGTTAGGCTCAATCTGTTGAATCCGAATATTCATTTTCATGAAGTAAATGTACCTACATATCCTCTTTTTCATTATCAACCATACGAATTAGCATTGTCTAGTAAATTAGTTGATACGATTAAAAAGTATAAAATAGACGTACTTCATGTTCATTATGCTATTCCGCATGCGTATGCTGGATATATGGCAAAAAAAATGCTTGAAGAAGAAGGGATTTATATACCTATGGTGACTACATTGCATGGTACAGATATTACCTTAGTAGGAAATCATCCTTTTTATAAACCAGCAGTAACATTTAGTATTAATAAAAGTGATATTGTTACTTCTGTTTCTCAAAGTCTTAAAGATGACACATTACGTTTATTTGATATCAAAAAGGATATTGAGGTAGTTCCTAATTTTATTGATGCAAGTCAAAGAAAAACCAGTTTTACAGATTGCCAACGTGAACTTATGGCGACTCCAGAAGAACGTATTGTTACTCATATTAGTAATTTTAGAGCAGTAAAACGTATTGCTGATGTTGTAGATATATTTTATAATATTCAGAAAAAGATGCCTGCAAAATTATTGATGGTTGGAGAGGGGCCAGAACGTAAACCGGCAGAACAAAGATGTAAGGAGCTTGGTATAAAGGATAAAGTAGTTTTCTTTGGTAATAGTAATGAAATAGATAAGATATTGTGTTTTTCTGATTTGTTTTTACTTCCGTCAGAACGAGAAAGCTTTGGGTTGGCAGCATTAGAAGCTATGGTAAATAAGGTGCCTGTAATATCTAGTAATGCAGGAGGGATCCCTGAAGTTAATAGTCATGGAGTTTCTGGTTATATGAGTGATGTAGGAGATGTAAAAGATATGTCAGAAAATTCAATTAGAATTCTGGAAGATGATAGGAGATTAGAAGTCTTTAAAGAAAATGCATATAAAGAAGCAATGAAGTTTGATATCAGTAATATTATCCCTCTTTATATAAAAATGTATGAGAGTGCTTTGGCAGCAGTATAACATCATTTATTTATAAAACTAAAAACCCGTTGTCATATTCATGATAACGGGTTTTTAGTAAGTATCGTTTTATTTGATGATAGTGTACTTAAAAAGTATATCTGGCAGAAATACCAACATTTACTCCTGTATTATCTACATCTCTAAACCCGTTTGATCGATCTATGTCATGGATGTCAAATGTTGGGCGAATACTAAACGCTACTTGAAGTGGAAAATCAAAACGATAATCAACTCCAAAATCAGCTCCTATGTATGGAAAAAATTCAGCATCTCTATCTACGTCACCAATAACAACACCAAGGTATCGGGTTTTAAAATCTATGTACCCAGCACCAACACCTGGACCAGCAAACCAATTTAGTTTATCCCAGATATTATATGTCCAATGGAAAAATACTCCACCACGATAAGTAGAGATAAAAGAATTTGTTTTAAAACCTAAATTGGCATCAATTCTGTTATGTTCACTTATTATTTGTCGTTGATATGTAATTTCGGGACCAAATCCCTCATCACCAACAACTCCATCTGATAATCGAATCCCTATAGCATTTTCAGGAATATCTTGTGCTTGTAGTTGTGAAACCGAAATAATGATTGATAGTACAAAAAAAAGTTTTTTCATGATTTTAATTTTTTAAAGTTTTAATTGATTATTATAATAGAAATGAAATAAATGGTTAGAGTTTTCGAAGGTTTTGTTTATAAAACCTGTGAGTTCAGAATTTTAATCAAATTTATATCTGGCACTTACCCCAAAATTAAATATGATATCATCATTAGTATAGCTATCGAAGTATATCTCTGGTCTGAAGTCCAGTGAAACCACTAATGGAAAATCAAAATTATATTCGATACCGATATCCCCTGTTACAAAACCAAAGGTAGTTAAATCATCATTACGTGTGGCATTGGTATCAAAATCTACTAATCCGCCTCCAATTCCTGGTCCAACATACCAGTTTAGACCTTCGTTTATATTAAAAACCCATTGGTATGTTCCGGTTAGCTTTATAGCATTATAGTTTCTTTTTCCTTGAACCCCAAGTCCTATTTCCATTCTTGTTTTAGAGCTTAAAGCATTTTGATATGAGGCTTCTGCCCAAAAACCATCTCCTTCACTTATACGTAAACCAATAGTATGTTCAGAAATTTCCTGAGATTGTATATTATAAGTACAAAGAAATAAAAAAGGAATTATAAATAATATATACTTCGTCATAATCGTAAATAGTGATTTCCTATTCTCGACTATAACGTCATAAATCTTCTATTCTGTAAACAGAAATCCTAAATCTTTGTTAAGATTAAACTAGTTGCTTTGTAGCTGCATGTCTGTACTCTCAAAAATCTTATCTGCAGAATCAGCTATAAATCCATTAAAAATAGCATCTTGATCATTTTTATGGCGATAAGAAAACTCATAATAACATGATGTGATTTGTTTAACATTTTCTTCAAATTCGACCTCGACCACATCGGCCAAAATACTTGATTGCTCTAATAACTGGGATGGAGAACCTTTTATTTCACCTCCAGAAGTATTCATTTTAAAACCATTCTTTTTGAGAAATTCATTTACCTGAGATAGATCTTTAAATGTTTGAAGTTTGTTGACATCTACTGTGAAATGATTAGAACAAAATCCATTGACATATACCCAGGCTGCATATTCTGATGCTACGAGAAGTTTTTTGTAAATTTCGTAGGATGGTTTATCCCAAACTCTACCTTTTAGAATGAGGTTTTCCTCCTGAAATTTTTTCTGATCTGTTTCATTTAAAATATTCTGAATATCTCTATTTAGTTCCAGAGAAAACTCTTCCAGAATCAATTCACTAATGAAGATTTTTGGTGCGTTAACATTACTCTTATGTTCAAAATGTTTTGCATACAATTTTTTAGCTTTAAAATAGTATTCTTCTTTAAATTCATAGCCCATTGCAATAAATGGTCTTGCTAGAACATCTATACTTACTCTTGGATCATTAAAAGTGCGTATAGCAATATGATCATTAAAAACAGTATTGCCTTCTGTTTCAAATAAAGATCTAATTTTTTGTGCAGAAGGGGTTTTTATAGTGTATTGTTTCCAAAGCTCTTCAAAAAATTGGGTCAAATCCATTTTAATTATATTTTTATTTAAGGCAAAATTATTATTTTTGACTATTATTGTATGTATATATATTATTTTTAGTTCCAATTGTATAAATTTTGTGTCAAATTAATGATAATGTTTTGTTTTTGTTATCAATTTTGACTGCAAGTGTTTTAAATTTTTTAGGAGTATGAATCATTTTGATTATATAGATCAGCAGATATTATTACAGATACGTGAAGATGCTAGGAAACCTTTTTCTCAAATAGCAGAAAATTTAAAAATTTCTAATTCTTTAGTACATCAAAGAATTAAAAAACTTAAGCAGCGTGGTGTGATAAAGAAAGCTGAGTTTGTTGTAGATGAAAAACAGATAGGTTTTAAAACAAAATCTTATGTTGGTATTCGTTTGCGAGAGGCTAGATACGCAAAAGAAGTAGTTGATGGTTTAAAAAAAATTCCAGAAATATTAGAATGTAGCTATGTTTCTGGGCATTATGCTATTTTCATTCTTATTTTTGCATTTGACAACCATCATTTACGTAAGATTCTTTATGAACAGGTACATCAAATTGATGGAGTAGCAGGAACGGATAGTTTTATTTGTTTTGATACTAATTTCAAAAGGCAGGTTTCTTTAAATTCTTTAGGAAAGAATATTTCATACGATGGATAAAAGTATATTGACATCTTTACAAAACCAACTAGAAGGTCAACTAGAATTTGATACTTTGTTTACTGCTTTATACGCTACAGACGCTTCGGTATACCGTAGAATCCCATTGGCAGTAGCATTTCCAAAGTCAATACAAGACGTAAAAAAAATAGTTGCTTTTGCATCCCAGTACAATGTTGGTATTATTCCCAGAACCGCAGGGACTTCACTTGCAGGGCAATGTGTAGGAGATGGTATTGTGGTAGATGTTTCTAAATATTTTACTAAAATAATTGCAATAGATAAAACAAAAAAAACGGTGACCGTTCAACCAGGAGTAATACGGGATGATCTTAATCGTTTTTTGAAACCATATGGATTATTTTTTGGCCCCAACACATCAACATCTAATCGTTGTATGATAGGAGGAATGGTAGGGAATAATAGTAGTGGTACTACATCTATCCAATATGGGGTTACAAGAGATAAAGTCTTAGAATTGCAAACCATATTGTCTGATGGTAGTGAAGTTACCTTTTCTGAAATATCATCAAATGATTTTGAGGTAAAACGAAATTTGGATACTCTAGAAGGAGAAATCTACAAGAAAATCTATACCGAACTTTCTTCTAAAGAGGTTCAACAACAAATTGCTACTCATTTTCCTAAACCCGAAATCCATCGCCGCAGCACAGGTTACGCTATTGATGAACTAATCGATTCTGAGGTGTTTTTTGAAACGAAAACACATTTTAATATGTGTAAGCTTCTTACGGGAAGTGAAGGTACATTAGCTTTTACAACACAAATTACATTGCAGTTAGATGAGCTCCCGCCAGAAGAAGCGTTAATGATTGCAGCGCATTTTAGAACTATTGATGATTGTATGAGAGCTGTAAAGCCTGTAATGCAACATTCGCTATTTACTTGCGAAATGATGGATAAAACCATTTTGGATTGCACGAAAAACAATATCGAACAATTGAAGAATCGTTTTTTTATTGTTGATGATCCTGAAGCAATTCTCATGCTGGAACTTAGAGCAGATGATGCTGATCATTTAGAACAACAAAAAGACAACCTGTTAAAAACTCTGGATGATTCAAAGCTAAGTTATGCTAATCCAATTTTACACAGGAAAGAAATAGATAAAGCTTTAGAGCTAAGAAAAGCAGGATTGGGATTATTAGGTAATATTGTTGGCGATAAGAAAGCCGTTGCCTGTATCGAGGATACAGCGGTTGCTATCCCTGATTTAGCGGAGTATATATCAGAATTTGCTGATTTAATGAAGTCTTATGATCAACAAGCTGTGTATTATGCACATGCAGGAGCAGGAGAAATTCATCTTCGACCTATTCTGGATCTGAAAAAAAGTAATGATGTAATTCTATTTAAAAAAATAACAGATGATGTAGCATCTTTGGTAAAGAAATATCAAGGTTCTATGAGTGGTGAACATGGTGATGGTATTGTGAGAGCAGGGTATATACCTTTTATGATTGGGGAAGATAATTATAAGATTTTAGAACGCATTAAAAACACATTTGATCCTAAATCTATTTTTAACCCGGGCAAGATTATAGATGCCTATCCTATGGATCAAAAACTACGATATGAAATAGATAGAAAAGAACCAGAGATAGATACTATTTTTGATTTTACCGACTCGATGGGAATCCTAAGAGCTACAGAAAAATGTAATGGTAGTGGTGATTGTCGTAAGTCTGTAGAAGAAGGAGGTAC
Proteins encoded:
- a CDS encoding DUF6733 family protein, with product MKKIIILLIAISFQYSTIQGQEEKKKKATLAVKVIQNSVAGFSTLFLGGFETNKKFDITFYSMFWTNPSFGTPESGSDQLLETGIGLGFKLMDGKLFLNPGVGFAHGKFFSDVAGTKIGEAVIPNTFVAYHNSIFDIEAYLAYYKSLRDREDISTKDLLLFWAAPGINVSDRLVLGGFFEELAFMNLENDDVNKNIQVYRYLGGSVKLKLDNGMAFRFSAGANLVTDVGASDEFYKVSAFIPF
- a CDS encoding tRNA-(ms[2]io[6]A)-hydroxylase, coding for MLGLKLPTDPRWVNIVEKNIEEILTDHAYCEQKATSTAISLIVSFPEYTELVQEMVKLVKEEMSHFKMVHDKIIERGWILGRDRKDDYVIQLIIFFPKGGSRTTQLVHRLLYAALIEARSCERFKLLSEELEDKELADFYRSLMVSEANHYTMFLNFARQYGDREEVDKKWQDLLTYEAEIMKNLGTKETVHG
- a CDS encoding outer membrane beta-barrel protein, with translation MTKYILFIIPFLFLCTYNIQSQEISEHTIGLRISEGDGFWAEASYQNALSSKTRMEIGLGVQGKRNYNAIKLTGTYQWVFNINEGLNWYVGPGIGGGLVDFDTNATRNDDLTTFGFVTGDIGIEYNFDFPLVVSLDFRPEIYFDSYTNDDIIFNFGVSARYKFD
- the bshA gene encoding N-acetyl-alpha-D-glucosaminyl L-malate synthase BshA — encoded protein: MKIAIVCYPTFGGSGVVATELGIALAKLNHEVHFITYKQPVRLNLLNPNIHFHEVNVPTYPLFHYQPYELALSSKLVDTIKKYKIDVLHVHYAIPHAYAGYMAKKMLEEEGIYIPMVTTLHGTDITLVGNHPFYKPAVTFSINKSDIVTSVSQSLKDDTLRLFDIKKDIEVVPNFIDASQRKTSFTDCQRELMATPEERIVTHISNFRAVKRIADVVDIFYNIQKKMPAKLLMVGEGPERKPAEQRCKELGIKDKVVFFGNSNEIDKILCFSDLFLLPSERESFGLAALEAMVNKVPVISSNAGGIPEVNSHGVSGYMSDVGDVKDMSENSIRILEDDRRLEVFKENAYKEAMKFDISNIIPLYIKMYESALAAV
- a CDS encoding Lrp/AsnC family transcriptional regulator, with the translated sequence MNHFDYIDQQILLQIREDARKPFSQIAENLKISNSLVHQRIKKLKQRGVIKKAEFVVDEKQIGFKTKSYVGIRLREARYAKEVVDGLKKIPEILECSYVSGHYAIFILIFAFDNHHLRKILYEQVHQIDGVAGTDSFICFDTNFKRQVSLNSLGKNISYDG
- a CDS encoding DUF1338 domain-containing protein, with translation MDLTQFFEELWKQYTIKTPSAQKIRSLFETEGNTVFNDHIAIRTFNDPRVSIDVLARPFIAMGYEFKEEYYFKAKKLYAKHFEHKSNVNAPKIFISELILEEFSLELNRDIQNILNETDQKKFQEENLILKGRVWDKPSYEIYKKLLVASEYAAWVYVNGFCSNHFTVDVNKLQTFKDLSQVNEFLKKNGFKMNTSGGEIKGSPSQLLEQSSILADVVEVEFEENVKQITSCYYEFSYRHKNDQDAIFNGFIADSADKIFESTDMQLQSN
- a CDS encoding enoyl-CoA hydratase, producing MNIKIEQRKRVVIITLNRPKALNALNSALMLEMVSVMQKLDKDPSVGCFVITGSKKAFAAGADIKEMEHKSYMDMFHENYFAAWEAFTAIRTPKIAAVSGYALGGGCELAMMCDIIYASNTAKFGQPEIKLGVIPGIGGTQRLTKMVGKTKAMDLILTGRLMNAEEAERSGLVSRILPSETLLEESIEAATTIASYSKTTAMVARETIDRAMELSLREGVLYERRAFHALFATEHQKEGMQAFVEKRNPDFSIPNQKQIIQAH
- a CDS encoding DNA polymerase III subunit gamma/tau; translation: MEHFIVSARKYRPQTFKDVVGQQAITNTLLNAIENNHLAQALLFTGPRGVGKTSCARILAKTINQDGNEHPDEDFAFNIFELDAASNNSVDDIRSLIDQVRIPPQVGKYKVYIIDEVHMLSQAAFNAFLKTLEEPPKHAIFILATTEKHKIIPTILSRCQIFDFKRITVTDAKNHLIQVAAKEGITADEDALQIIAQKADGAMRDALSIFDRVVSFSGKNLTRQAVTENLNVLDYETYFKTTDLILENNIPQLLIEFNEILAQGFDGHHFISGLASHFRDLLVCKNQATINLLEVGQQTKAKYLEQSQKALHNFLIKGIELANDCDLKYKTSRNQRLLVELCLMQLASILMDGEKKNDKPYIIPPSYFKEKGIKPVKISSEVKEKALEKTETEKQNNTLPLAEEKLESSTTSIPEITQDEHTESHIQEDNSEDTITTEAPVVVEKKPISLNKERRTSGLSLSSIKKKKEHEENKEEVVIDPRNLPKEEFTESQMQEAWVEYGKIQDKKGERIIGSMFAMNIPTLNEGSVLLELPNQSMKVDMETAQSGLLQFLFKKLKNYSIELKINVNEEASKKYAFTPQDKYEKLKEKNPLIDKLRSSFDLDI